TTCCAGCGGAGCCAAAAGAATACGGTAGAGTGATCAGACAACATTTGACCATCTACATGGATTAATCGGTGTAGGTAATAAATATTGTGAAGATCTTGTCAGAACAAGTGGACAATGATAAATGCATTGTATGAAAAACTAGGCAATATTCTATACAAGAACCCACCATTTTTATACTTGTGTCACTTCGGTACAGATGCAATGCCAAGCGGAACGGTTGATTTTTTCAACGATTCTGGCGGTTACGGATTCATCGATACTGACGCCTCTGACGAGGACGTATTCTTCCACATGGAAGACATCGGCGGCCCAGACCTTGAAGAAGGTCAGGAAGTCGAGTTTGAGATCGTGGAAGCCGACAAAGGCCCACGAGCGAAGAATCTAACTCGCCTGTAGAGCGACTAGTTTTGACAAGGAGATAACTGCGCACTAGCGTGTCTAGTGCGTTGGAAATTATTCACCGTACAGTAGCAACACTGTCATAGGTGCATGATATCGGGGGCTTTCGCCAGTCTCTTCTATGGGAGAGTCAAAGACATAAGTAGCAATTATGAGTGACGATCCCTCTGCAGAAGTTGTTGATCCAGACCTGTATCATCGTACCCAGCGACTGCTAAAGCCGGGAGATATAGAACTGGAAGGTCTAATCATACATTCTGAGATTCCTGGGTCAGATGATATGGAAATGACTGATTTAACAATAGAGATTGGCGACATCATTGCGTCACATGCTACAGATAAGGAAGTATATGTTTACTCTGGAACAGACGACCCAGAATTTGCGTCAAATCAGCATCAAGGATTGACAATTGATGGCGATGAGTTTGTCTGGGAATGTCAGCAACTCCTTCGAAACGGGACATATGACATTGTGTTCTACTATGAGGCTGAGACTGACAGTGACGCGATTGTTAAGGAGGTAACTGCAGAATATGAGGTTCAAGCAGTACCTGTTGAAAATGCAGAAGAACAAGAAGACGAAGAGTAAAATTCAGATGCAGTTAGCCTGAATAGGAACTTTCTCCAACGACCTTGACAAATTCTCCTTCTCCGACAGACCGATCAGAATCGAATGACGTAACGCGCACACGAACTTGTTTGCCCTTATGTTTTTTAGGGAGATCATTGACGTAAAGTTGTGTGTCTCCAATCCGAGCAAGACCACGTTGACCGTCGTGTTCTGAGACAAAGACATCAACAGTGCTGTCGACATCAAGCGTTGGGCGTCCGGTTCGGAACTTCCAGCCTTTGAGATATTTTTTGAAGAAGCTCATAGGTTCATCACATCCTCACTTTCGCGGTCAGTAATGTATTCACGGCCAAATCCTGTAATTGCTGCGATGATAAAGACAGCTAACAGTAACCAGCCTTGGAACACAAACGGAACAACCTCGATTGGATTTACAACAGCCTCTGCAGGGAACCAATCAAAGTCATCAGGGAGAGAGCTCATAGCCTCAAACCCAACTAACACACCACCAGACCATGGGAAGATGTATCCAAGTGCGGCTGTCTGCGCATCAAGGATATTAGCTCGGCGATAGCTGTTAAGATTAAATCGCTCTCCAACACGGGAGATATACGGTCCAATAGCAATTTCGGCAGCAGTGTTAATCGTAATTGCAGAGTTAATTAATGCTGCAGTGCCGACCATTGTCAACTCGGCTCGACGTACTGTCGTTGCCAGCTTGTCGTATGTGAAGTCTAAGATTGCTCTGAAGGCTCCACCTCGCATCATGATCTGTGCACCGGCAACAATAAGCAACACCAGCACAGAGAGGTCAACAAAACCGACAATGCCTTCATACAGGCTACCAGAGACGGTCGCCTGATCTGCAGTCTCAACAATCTCAATGATTGCTATTTCACCGACAACATCTGCAAGTGGGGCAGATTCAGGTGCAGTGAACTGAACAATATCGCCAGCGCTTGAAAGGTTGAAGACCAAATTAAGCGCAATTGCGACAACAATTCCCCAGGAAATAGCCTCAACAATATGACGGCCAGCAATAGCAGCGCCAATGACAACAAACATCGAGAGTAGATGTACCAGCCCGAGAGGATCACTCTGTTCGTTGAGTGCCTCCAGAGCTTGTTCTCCGACACCTTCGTAGACAGGGAGCGTACTGCTAACGAAGATGAAAAGTGGGAACGCTATTGCAGCAGCAATAATCACGTATTTGAACCGACTGGCAACGACGCCTCCGATATCAGCATCTTGGGTGACAGCACTAACGATTGTGGTGTCACTGACTGGTGCAAGATTATCACCGAAAATAGCGCCGGAAAGGATAGCACCAAACATGAGCACTGGATCTGCGCCGAGCGCAATTCCAGCTGGGAAGAACAGCGTAACGAAAGCGATTGTCGCACCATACCCAGTACCAATACCAGTCGTTAACAATGCAGCAAGAAGGAACGTAAGTGCAGGGAAAAGAAGCGAACCAACTTCAAGCGCATCAGCCGCCCAAACTAATCCTTCTACGAAATCACCAGCCTGCAGCGTTTCAGAGAACATGCCTGCCCACAGCCACGCAACAATCGCTGTGACAGCCACCGGCTGTGTCATGCCCTCGAAAATTGTATTTGCGTATGTTTTCCATGACCCCTTTACAAAGAACATTCCAAGGATCAGTCCAATCGCCATCCCGACAATCAGCCCGGCAGTGTCTGAGACATACCAAAATGCTGTCTGGAAGATTGCCCAGATGATAAAAAACACGATTGGAATTGCACTCATCCCTCGCCCCCCGTAAAATTCTATCGAGGGGCTGTCGTCTGCCTGTATCGCGCTATCACGAACAGGATCCTGTTCTGACATGCAATCTGGCGTATGTACTCAGCACATAAGAACATATATTTACAAGATATATTCGCTAAAATAATGACTAAAATTTTATTGAAGACTTCACCAATTGAGAAAGTAGCCTAGACACTATATATTAACTCCCGCGGTTCAAGCCCCGGGGCAGTCGCCTTGACTGCCTGTATATATGATATTCAAATCATAGCTTCGGAAGGGGAACACTCACGGATTCAGCCGTGAGAAGAGATTACTCTTCTCTGACAACAAGAACAGGAGCCGAGGCATTGTCTACAACTCGTTCGGAAACACTACCAAGAGATTTGACTTTTTCGCGAGGAGATTTTCCATGTGAGCCGACGACGATAAGGTCAATATTATTGCTAGTGGTATAATCAAGAATTTCTTTCCATGGGGTCCCCTCCTCAATTGTTGTCGTTACATCGAGGCCAGCAGCAGTTGCTTCTGTTTCAAGTTGTGCAAGCGCATTTTCGCCCTCAGACTGAAGTGACCCGCGAATATCAGACTGTGAGTCTTCGGCCGCAGCAAGAACAATGCGTGAATCAACAATATAGAGGCCATGAACTGTTGCTTCTGAAGATTTAGCGACTTTGAATCCATGTGTCGCTGCAGTCATTGATTGGTCACTGCCATCAGTGGCAACCAAGATATCCCTGTACATAGATACTAGTTTGTAGGCAGGTGATATAGATATACGGGTCGCTAAGGGAAGATGAAATAAGGAAAATGAGTGCACCGCCAGGGATTTGAACCCTGGTCATCGGCTCGAAAGGCCAATATGATTGGCCGGACTACACCAGCGGTGCGCTACATTGATTCATTGTCCATTAGTCATTAAAAGCCTTCCGTAATGTGATTACAGAGATGAAAGACAACAACTCACATGCGAAGTGAGTCCATCAAACGATCATCAGTTATTGAAGTTGCAAAACCTATTCAATATCCGATACGGTTACAGTCGAAACAGACTTGCTGTGCTTCCGGACTGAATCAAGAAGTTGTATCACTAACAACTGTTATAAGAATGGATATGACGAAGGTTCATTGATGTTCTCCCCCGAATAAAGCCGGAAGTTCGCTCAAAACCGCTGCAAGTGTATGATTACAAGGTACCGGCAGGTTCAGGGAATAACAAAATGTGTTTACAGACGTGTGCTAAGCGTTGTATATGTTTGGTATATTCGACGTACTACTTTTTATACCGATGTGGGATGAACTCTTTCCAAAGGGGATTGAGCAATACCTTGTGGGCGGCATTTTCATTGGAGTTGGTACCGCTGTTATTTACTGGGGGACAGGGATTATCGCTGGCGCGAGTACGTTTTTAGAGTCGACATTGTCGTATGTCTCAAGACTTGATCGGTTTCAACAGACAAGGTTTGTACTGACACGCGACTGGCGCGTGGTTTTTACACTTGGCATCGTGCTTGGGGCAGCAATCTATCAGACACTACTAGTTGGAGAGATATGGACAACTGACGTACAGTGGTGGCGGTTGTTAGTTGGAGGGGTATTGATTGGTATTGGAACACGCGTTGGAAAGGGGTGTACCTCTGGACATGGAATTTGTGGAGTCGGGTCGTTTTCACATGCCTCATTGGTTAATGTAGCTGTGTTTCTGCTGATTGCGATTGGAACAGCATTAACGGTTCAGGCAGTGGGGGTGACGCCATGACAGAAGCAGAACACCCAGCGTTTCTGCCATTGATTTTCGCAGGTGGTCTACTGTTTGGGTTCGGTCTTGGATACAGTGAAATGGCGCAGCCGGAAGTAGTTTTGTCGTTCCTGCAGTTGAGGGACCTTGGACTACTGTTTGTGATGGGCGGGGGCGCCGGTGTCATGATTATCAGTTTTTATTTAGCCCCACGGATTGTTGGTAATGCACCTTTGACAAACGCATCATACGGTCGGCGTATCAAGTCACTCGATCAAAACGTGTTATATGGCGGCGTAATCTTCGGCATTGGGTGGGGACTTTCAGGAGTATGCCCTGGGGCAGGATATGCAAGTCTTGGCATTGGAAATTACCCAATTTTGCTGGCCATTGGAGGCATGTTCATTGGAGCATATCTACAGGGATACTGGCGGTCAAACGGATAATGTGAGCATTGATATTAATCATATTCAGATTAGCCATTCAACGCAACGATGACCGCTCTTTGCCGATAGAGTACGCCGGGGGCACTGGAATCGATCCTGAGATACTTTGCCACAAATATGCTGTCGATAGAAAAACATTCACATGCTGGTAAAGCAACAGAGAGGTATGAAGCAAATTCGGTTTCGAGATCCAGCCGGTGCTGTACGCACAGGGCAATGGGAAGAAGGTGTAATCAAATTTGGGGATAGCACGTACAGTCCAGATGACATAGATATTCTTCCGCCATGTGAGCCAACAAAGATCGTTTGTGTAGGAAAAAACTACGCTGCACATGCTGATGAATTGGACTCAGAGGTCCCAGATCGTCCACTTTTGTTTTTAAAGCCACCTAATACTGTTGCTGGACACACAGATACAATTCAGCTGCCAGAAGGAAAAGAGCGCGTAGACTATGAGGCGGAACTAGCCGTTGTGATTGGATCGCAGTGTCGAAATGTTGATCCGAAAGATGCAAAAGAAGTCATCGCTGGCTATACCTGCGGGGTAGATCTCTCAAACCGAGATGATCAGTGGGAGGAGCAAAACTGGATACGCGGAAAGGCATTTGATGGAGCAGCGCCTCTTGGACCTGTGCTTGCGTCTCCGGATGAGCTACCAGATGATGCACAGGTTCAGCTATGGGTGAACGATGAGCAACGGCAGGATGCGTCTATCGAGCAGTTGTACTTCTCAATTGAGGATCTCATTGCTGAAATAACGGAGTATATGACTTTAGAGCCGGGTGATGTGATTATGACTGGAACACCAGAAGGGGTCGGTCCGCTATCTGATGGTGATGAGGTGCGCGTTCAGGTTGAAGGAGTTGGTGAGCTCAGACACACAGTCAAGCGTTGAATATAAGCGAGTCGGCGGCAGTATTCATTCGATTGTGTTAACAAACAGGGATTGGTGAAGCTCTGTTGTGACAGCGTCCATAAGCGGTTTCATATTCACAGTATCTTCTTGATTGTATTTGATTAGTGTTTCAAGCGCTCCATCTTTTCCCGATTGGTATTCATACCATAAGCGAACAGCATCTTTACCGGAGATATCAGGCGATTCACGGGAGATGCCAAATTGCTGTTCAAGTTCAGAGAGCGTGCAAGAATATCCGACTCGACGGGCTAAAAACATCAGATCAACGTGAGGGCGATCGAAAGTTACATCAAATGATTTCCGTAGAAACGGCAAGTCAAACCGCGAGCCATTAAATGTAACAAGCAAACACGCATTATCAATTCTGGCCTGTAACTGGTCAGCGGTAAGATCGTGTCCCTGTACGAGAGTCTCAGTGGATCCATCTTGGTGTATTGAGACGGTAGTTACAGTATTGTTTTGCTGATCTAAGCCAGTGGTTTCAATGTCAATGAACGCAGTATTTGATCGAAAATTTTCATACAAGCGCCAATGCTCAGAATCAGGAACGGACTGACAGAAGAAATTTGGATTCTCTCGGTCAAGATGTTGTGATGCCTGATCGATGTAGGCATTGATATTCTGTGCTCGAGTAGGACCGACGACATCGCCAGAGAAATCTTCCCAGTGTGTTATGCCATGTTGCCAGAGTTTTTGTTCGGTCTTCTCCCCAACCCCTGATGCAGGTATGAAACTATTCTCAATTCGCACATGAAAAGAAAAGCCAACAGCAGGTATAAACACCACGGCATGTGGCGATAATTTATCAATCAAAACGAGTGCATCCCAGTATATGATTGGGGTAATCGGTGCCAAAGGAGGTAGCGGCCGGACAACCACTACACTTGGAGTAGCACAGGCAATAGGAACCAGACAACAGCCAGCACTGGCAGTTGATTGTGATTGGGGAATGCCAGAGTTGCACTTGCTTGCAAATGTTGATCGGTATCCGATAGCTAAACTCTCAGATCAGGACCAAATTCCAACGCAAAGTCAGGTTCGACGGCCCGATCAGTGGAGTACGGTCCGAGTATTGCCCGCAATAGAGCCAACGCGAGAACAAGGAATTCAACAGATGTTAGATCAAATGCGCTGGGAAGGCCAAATAATAGTAGACGGACCAAGCGGTGTGGGTCAAACAGTAAGTAGTATAATCAAAGCATCAGACCAAGTAATCGTCACCGGTACTGGAACTACGGTAGGGATTCAACAGACAGCTAAGACCATACGGATGGCAAATACACTCGACACCCCCGTAATTTCCGCTGTTATCCGTGAAGGAACACCCCCATATAATGCGTTTAATGGAATTATTCCAGAATGTCGAGTTCATACAGTCCCAGAGATTTCAGACGATCCACTATCGGCAACTGCAACCAAAGACGCGTATCAGGAGATTAGCAACGCTATTGGGAGCGTTGCACAGAAAGAGATGGTGTAAAATCAGTTATTCTTCGGAAAGTTCCTCAACGAGCTCGTCAGCATCAACATCGGCGTCTTCGAGTGCATCTTCAACATCGGCGTCAAGTTCGCCACCTAGGCCGCCCATCATACCGCCCATCGGTCCGGCAGCAGCACCGTCAAGGACTTCACGAACGATAACGCGGTTAACATCAGCATGCTCGATGACATCCTGAACGATCTGCTGTTTTGAGAACATCCACTGCTGATTCATCGTCAGTTCTGGCGTGGATTCAACGTACAGCGTTTCTTTTTCGGTTGTGACTGTTTCATATTCCGGCTCAGCATCTTCGTCGTCATCATCATCGGATTCAATAAGTTGAGTCTCTTCAACTTCGTCGGTCTCAATAAACATCTCAAGATCAATACCGAGGTAGGCGTCAAAGAGCCCTCGAGCTTTCTCAATACGATCTTCGACTTGTTCAATAATTTCGTACTCGTATTCGATGTCATCGCCAGCGAGTGGATGATTGAAGTCAACTCGGGCACGACCGCCGATGACAGCTTCGACATGTCCGTGTTCTCCGTCGATATCCACATGAGCACCTGGATACCGATCGTCTTCTGGGATCTTTTCGGCACTGATGGTTCGTACGTCGTCAGGATCGTGTGCACCAAATGCTTCATCAGACGGAACTACGACAGACCCAGTGTCACCAGCCTCCTTGCCTTCGAGATCGGACTCAACTTGCTCAAACAAGTGTCCGTCTCCAACTATGATTACGCGAGGCTCAAATGACTGATCCTGATCAGCAACACCTTCTTCCTCAGCAACTTCTGGATCAGTTGTGTCTACAAGTTGTCCATCTTCTACGGTCCGTGCAGTAAAGTCTAGTCGGACAAAGTCTCCAGTTTGAATACCGCTCGTGTCTGCCTCATCTACCTCAGATTCAGATACATCGTCAGCGTCAGCGGCAGATGCTTCTTGTTCGTCGGCCATACGATATACTACTGTGTTCGACATTTAAACTGTGTGATCCATGCTGCGCATTGCTAGATGTGAAGATACAACCGTCAATCTTTTTTAATACGGTCCTGTTCCGGTGGGCATGTACGAAGTTGAGCTTAAAGTTAGGGCAGATCACGAGACTATAAAATCACGATTGGAGGAGTCAAACATTACAGTAGATCGAGCAATTATCCAAGAGGATACCTATTACAATGCCCCACACCGAGACTTCGCAGAAACAGATGAAGCCTTACGAATCCGACGGCAACAGGAGCAAAGCGCCGACGAATGGGAAGTAATTGTTACGTACAAGGGGCCACTGTTAGATGAGAAGTCAAAGACCAGAGAAGAAATAGAGACTCACATAGCAGATGGCGAGACGTTTGATACAACACTCCAGCGCCTCGGATTTACACCAGCAGCAACAGTCCGTAAAGAACGCGAATACTATCAGTTAGGGGAGTACGAGCTGACATTAGATGCTGTGAAGGATGTTGGTACGTTCATTGAAATTGAGACGGAAACCGAAACAGACATTGAGGAGGCTCGGGAGGGGGCTTACGAGCAGCTTGAGGAGCTCGGGCTTGACCCAGAAGATCATATCCAACAATCATATCTAGGAATGTTACTCGAAGATTGACACCATCGCCGCGCTGAAGCGCAAGGGCACCCAGCTGTCGGCTTTATCTTGATCGTCAACTTCTTCAGGGTTAACCCCGAGGGTCGTCAGTAACCTCGGCCTCTGACCCAACTGGGTAGACTGGTATACCCATTGAGATTCCGTAACGATTGTTGGCAGTTGATGAAAGTTTGAAGCCTCTGTAAGAGTACATTCTCAGATAATGGGAAATCCGGATTTACGAGAAATTGCGGCGATCGAATCGATGGCAATGGACGATATTGCAGGATCGACACTTGCCATTGATACACACAACTGGTTATACCGGTATCTGACAATCGTTGTACGATATACAAACAGTGAGGCGTACACGACGAGTGATGGCACTGAGGTGGCAAATCTAATTGGAATTGTCCAAGGAGTATCGAAGCTACTTGAGCATGATATTACACCGGTATTTGTTTTTGATGGGATTCCAACTGATCTGAAGGAAGATGAAATCAAGGCAAGGCGTAAAAGTCGAAAGCAACGCGAGGAGCAACTCGAAACGGCCAAAGAAGAGGGTGATCAGGTTGAAATCGCACGGTTGCAGTCGCAAACACAGCGGTTGACTCCAACGATACTAGAAACATCGAGAGAGCTACTATCGATACTTGACTGTCCTGTCATTGAGGCACCAGCAGAGGGGGAAGCACAGGCAGCCCACATGGCAAAAGAGGGTGCAGTTGATGGTGTCGGATCTGAAGACTACGATACCCTGCTATTTGGTGCACCAACTACGTATCGAAAGCTAACAAGCTCTGGAAATATTGAGCGAATGAATCTTTCAAAAACGCTTGAAAAACACGACATCAGCTTTGAGCAACTCGTGGCAGCAGGGATTCTCTGTGGAACAGATTTCAATGATGGGGTACACGGGTTTGGTCCAAGAACTGCGATCAAGGCTATCAAAAAGCATGGAACACTTGATGCAGTACTCGAAGCAAATAATGTTGAAGTTCCAATGGCCGATCGAATTCAATCGCTGTTTCGTGATCCAACAGTGACAAGTGAATATAAGTTTGATAAATCGGTTGCTCCTGATGTCGACGTAGCTCGGGAGTACCTTACATCGAACTGGGAAATAGAACCCACGGAGATTGAGCGAAGTCTAGAACGGATTACGACAGCCACACAGCAGACGGGGTTAGACGACTGGACATAGTCATTATTGACCGATTCTGGTAAATTAGGGAACAGATAGAAAGTCCAAACACAGGATGCTGATGATCAAGCAATAACCGGTGTCTAGTCAGGTCAAGTCGGGCAAGGTTGATCACATTTACACAATTGATAAACGAACCCTTTAAGCCGCCACCTACGCAAAAACGGTATATGCCAAAATCGAATGGACCAAAACAAGGAACGCGGAACAAGTTACAAAATGATCCGCGTGAACGGGGAATTTCCCCGCCGCAGCGATCAATCGCGGAGTTTGAAGAGGGAGAAATCGTTCATCTTCGACTTGATCCGAGCATTCCGGATGGACAATTCCATCCTCGGTTTAATGGACTGACAGGTGAAGTCGTTGGTATGCAGGGGTCTGCATACAAGGTCGAGGTTGAAGATGGCAACGCTGAAAAAACAGTTCTTGCGAATCCAGCCCACCTCGTCTCTCAGGAATGACTATCTTCAAAGAGACAGTTGACGAAGAATATTTGACAATTTCTGAGGCAAAGGAGCTGCTTGAAGAGGTTCAGATGGAACGGGCAATGCAGGATGAGCGTGAAGTAACATATGAATTGGCACGAGCAATTGAACACGCAAATCAGTTTGCGGTTCTTGAAGCCAATGAGGCACAGGAACTAGTCGCTGAACTACAGGAACTCGAAAAGGTCGATGAAAAGACCGCATACAAAATTGCAGACCTTCTCCCTGAAACCCGCGATGAACTGCGGACAATATACGCTAAAGATCGGTATACGCTTACTGGCGACGAACTTGACGAGATTCTGAATATTGTTGCCAAGTACGTATAATCCGACATACAATCACGCGGAGTCGTCACACATTTTTGACAATCACATCGACGTGTACAACCATTGTTAAGTATCCGGTACTCTTAGGATACAACAATGAGCCAATCCGACAGCAGTGAGGAAGCCACACATGCAGTGGTTCTTGATTTCCTCGCACATGGGCGTACGGATGACAGCAGTCCACAGTATCAGCGGTCTCCAGTAGCATATGCTGTTGGTCCAGAATCTTTCAGATTATTTGAGATTGCATTTGAGGATAATCCGGATGTGACAATTGGTGATGAAATAATTGTTGAACCAGCTGAAAAACGGGTTGGAATTGAAGCGATTCGACAGGTTGAATACGAGGATTTATCGAGCGGAGCTAAATCAGAACTCGACTATGTAATCGAAGAGATCGTCGAGGCACAAGAAGATCGGTTTGTTGAGTTCTATAATACGGCTCAACCGATTACACTTCGGTTGCACCAGCTAAATCTTTTACCTGGGATCGGGAAGAAACTCCGAAATGGAATCCTTGACGAACGAAAGCGAAAGCCGTTTGATGACTTCGATGAGATCGAGGAGCGAGTGTCTGGGCTTCATGATCCAAAGGGAGTAATTGTCGAGCGTATCACTGAGGAGCTACAAGAAGACGATTTAAAGTATCAGATTTTCGTTGGACGAGACGAGGAATAGATGATGCGCGATCCAGACCAGTTGCTGGCACGAGCGGGTGTGCGCGGGAACCCGAAGAAGGATCAGCACTTCTTAATTGATGATCGAATACTTGATCGGCTACCTACGTATTTGGATGAGATAACCGCTACCACCGGAACAATCCTCGAGATAGGTGCCGGAACGGGTGCACTTACCGACCGGTTGCTCGCCGCTGGAGACCACGTAATTGCTATTGAAAGGGATCAGGAGTTAGTAGAATTCCTACGGAAAGAGTTTGCAGATGCAATCGAAGAAGGAAGAATGACGGTAATCCAAGGAGATGCTCTTTCAGTTGAACTTCCTGAATTTGACAGTTCTGTCTCGAATCTACCATATGGAGTCTCCAGTGAAATACTCTTCCGATTGTTGCCAAAGGGTCGACCACTGGTTGTCACTGTTCAAAAAGAGTTTGCAGAACGGATGGTTGCAGAACCAGGAACAAGTGATTATGGACGGTTATCAGTGAGCACAGACTACTACGCAGATGCAGAAATTGTCGAACCGGTTCCTCCAGAAGCATTTTCCCCGCCACCAGCAGTAGAAAGTGCTGTGGTTCGGCTACAGCCAACTATAGGAGCAGATACAGTAAGCGATCCAGAATTTTTCCTGCGGTTCGTGAAAGCAGTATTTACACAGCGTCGAAAGACACTGCGAAATGCAATCCGGAACACAACGCATATCTCTGGAATTACAGACGCAAATGCGCTTGTTGAGGAAATAAGCGAAGATTTACTTCGTAAACGACCTGGGAACATTACTCCTGAAGAATTTGCTACACTGGCCGAAAAAGCAGTAGCATACACAGATGACTGATCTCAAAGAGCGTCGCGGGTTAGACGGAAAAGTCTATCAGCCCGCTGAGGACTCATACCTACTAGCAAAGTCAGTCAGTGCCGAACTGCAGAATCGCGATGATAATCCTCGGGTGTTAGATGTAGGAACCGGATCCGGGTTTATTGCCGAGTACATCAAAAAGCACGCAGAAGTCCCAGTCATTGGAACAGACATTAATCCACATGCCTGCCAGGAGGCGCAAAATCGAGGTATTGAGGTTATTCGAGGAAACCTCGTTGAGCCGTTTCATAGAGATGCATTTGATGTTATTGTCTGTAATCCACCGTATTTACCAGATTCACCAGAAGGAACGTTTGACGACTGGATGGAAGTTGCATTATCAGGCCAGACGTCTGGAAAGGATGTCATAGATCAGCTACTAGAGGCAAGCCAACGGGTCTTAAAGCCGGATGGGGTGCTGTATCTGCTAATCTCAACACTCACAGGAATTGATGAGGTTATTGACAGTGTTGAGAGGACAGGACGATCTGCAGCAGTCATCGCTGAAGACAATTACCCGTTTGAAACACTTGTTGTGCTGAAGATTATCTAGTAATAACTCTCAGTCATAAAACCGACTCGCAAATATTAAAGACCATCATTACATATCTACAGTAGAATGACAGAATTGGTAGCTACAACACCGGGACTTTATCCACTCCCGGACTGGGCCAAACGAGATCTAGAGGATCTCAAAGGCCACCAGAAACACGATTTAATCAGCGGTGACGAAGGTGAAGAGATTATCGACGTCTATCAAGAATCCAGATCACAGGTAATTGAGCGACAACAAGAGGCTAACCTTGACCTCGTTGTCGAGGGGCAACTTCGGTGGGACGATATGTTAGTTCACCCATTTGCAGTACACGATGCTGTTGATACGCGTGGGATTGTGAGATACTACGATAATAACAATTTCTACCGTGAAACTGTCGTGACAGATGAGCTCTCATTTAATGGGGACATTGCGGCAGAACTTGAAGAAGCAGAGGAGCAAACTGACTCACTAATGGCAGTGCTACCAGGTCCGTACTCACTTGCCGATCTGGCAACAGATGAGTATTACAGTGATGAACAGACGTTTGTTAATGCAGTTGGGGAATTCCTT
This portion of the Salinarchaeum sp. IM2453 genome encodes:
- a CDS encoding cold-shock protein, which gives rise to MPSGTVDFFNDSGGYGFIDTDASDEDVFFHMEDIGGPDLEEGQEVEFEIVEADKGPRAKNLTRL
- a CDS encoding DUF5778 family protein translates to MSDDPSAEVVDPDLYHRTQRLLKPGDIELEGLIIHSEIPGSDDMEMTDLTIEIGDIIASHATDKEVYVYSGTDDPEFASNQHQGLTIDGDEFVWECQQLLRNGTYDIVFYYEAETDSDAIVKEVTAEYEVQAVPVENAEEQEDEE
- a CDS encoding TRAM domain-containing protein translates to MSFFKKYLKGWKFRTGRPTLDVDSTVDVFVSEHDGQRGLARIGDTQLYVNDLPKKHKGKQVRVRVTSFDSDRSVGEGEFVKVVGESSYSG
- a CDS encoding Na+/H+ antiporter NhaC family protein produces the protein MSEQDPVRDSAIQADDSPSIEFYGGRGMSAIPIVFFIIWAIFQTAFWYVSDTAGLIVGMAIGLILGMFFVKGSWKTYANTIFEGMTQPVAVTAIVAWLWAGMFSETLQAGDFVEGLVWAADALEVGSLLFPALTFLLAALLTTGIGTGYGATIAFVTLFFPAGIALGADPVLMFGAILSGAIFGDNLAPVSDTTIVSAVTQDADIGGVVASRFKYVIIAAAIAFPLFIFVSSTLPVYEGVGEQALEALNEQSDPLGLVHLLSMFVVIGAAIAGRHIVEAISWGIVVAIALNLVFNLSSAGDIVQFTAPESAPLADVVGEIAIIEIVETADQATVSGSLYEGIVGFVDLSVLVLLIVAGAQIMMRGGAFRAILDFTYDKLATTVRRAELTMVGTAALINSAITINTAAEIAIGPYISRVGERFNLNSYRRANILDAQTAALGYIFPWSGGVLVGFEAMSSLPDDFDWFPAEAVVNPIEVVPFVFQGWLLLAVFIIAAITGFGREYITDRESEDVMNL
- a CDS encoding universal stress protein, whose amino-acid sequence is MYRDILVATDGSDQSMTAATHGFKVAKSSEATVHGLYIVDSRIVLAAAEDSQSDIRGSLQSEGENALAQLETEATAAGLDVTTTIEEGTPWKEILDYTTSNNIDLIVVGSHGKSPREKVKSLGSVSERVVDNASAPVLVVREE
- a CDS encoding YeeE/YedE family protein, which encodes MFGIFDVLLFIPMWDELFPKGIEQYLVGGIFIGVGTAVIYWGTGIIAGASTFLESTLSYVSRLDRFQQTRFVLTRDWRVVFTLGIVLGAAIYQTLLVGEIWTTDVQWWRLLVGGVLIGIGTRVGKGCTSGHGICGVGSFSHASLVNVAVFLLIAIGTALTVQAVGVTP
- a CDS encoding DUF6691 family protein codes for the protein MTEAEHPAFLPLIFAGGLLFGFGLGYSEMAQPEVVLSFLQLRDLGLLFVMGGGAGVMIISFYLAPRIVGNAPLTNASYGRRIKSLDQNVLYGGVIFGIGWGLSGVCPGAGYASLGIGNYPILLAIGGMFIGAYLQGYWRSNG
- a CDS encoding fumarylacetoacetate hydrolase family protein; translated protein: MKQIRFRDPAGAVRTGQWEEGVIKFGDSTYSPDDIDILPPCEPTKIVCVGKNYAAHADELDSEVPDRPLLFLKPPNTVAGHTDTIQLPEGKERVDYEAELAVVIGSQCRNVDPKDAKEVIAGYTCGVDLSNRDDQWEEQNWIRGKAFDGAAPLGPVLASPDELPDDAQVQLWVNDEQRQDASIEQLYFSIEDLIAEITEYMTLEPGDVIMTGTPEGVGPLSDGDEVRVQVEGVGELRHTVKR
- a CDS encoding ribonuclease H-like domain-containing protein, which codes for MRIENSFIPASGVGEKTEQKLWQHGITHWEDFSGDVVGPTRAQNINAYIDQASQHLDRENPNFFCQSVPDSEHWRLYENFRSNTAFIDIETTGLDQQNNTVTTVSIHQDGSTETLVQGHDLTADQLQARIDNACLLVTFNGSRFDLPFLRKSFDVTFDRPHVDLMFLARRVGYSCTLSELEQQFGISRESPDISGKDAVRLWYEYQSGKDGALETLIKYNQEDTVNMKPLMDAVTTELHQSLFVNTIE
- a CDS encoding P-loop NTPase, which codes for MIGVIGAKGGSGRTTTTLGVAQAIGTRQQPALAVDCDWGMPELHLLANVDRYPIAKLSDQDQIPTQSQVRRPDQWSTVRVLPAIEPTREQGIQQMLDQMRWEGQIIVDGPSGVGQTVSSIIKASDQVIVTGTGTTVGIQQTAKTIRMANTLDTPVISAVIREGTPPYNAFNGIIPECRVHTVPEISDDPLSATATKDAYQEISNAIGSVAQKEMV